From Argopecten irradians isolate NY chromosome 12, Ai_NY, whole genome shotgun sequence, one genomic window encodes:
- the LOC138304792 gene encoding zinc finger protein 493-like gives MSVITQTEFSIELTLKTHTKREEEHFKCAEGFSESSDVKPLICEVCGGTFSDSSALETHAETHAETHAETHTNVKSHICEVCGKTCSVSDTFTTHPKSHEGNEPYKCDVCRKDDARQGHQNWQLKTPTKEKQDACAVGGRELCDSSKQQKRLRTQRRREESPFKCDICGKGFSVAGNLQKHARTHTGEKPYKCNVCGKVFSQAGNLQRHARTHTGEKSSYKCDVCGKEIGTLSDLKRHIMTHTGEKPYKCDVCGKAFITKKDTHRHMRIHTGQKPYKCKLCGKQFTASYSLIQHNRVHTGEKPYKCDVCGKGFSTSSDMVVHKRIHTGDKPYSCDICGGRFSSSSYFRKHQRIHTDEKPYKCDVCGMLFRHSSNLNRHVKVHTGEKTHKCDICGKGFVGNDSLTKHHMTHTGEKPYQCDICGKEVSNLQQHRKSHSGEKPPKCEICGLGHMFVSHLQAHIRATHKGERPYECNVCGKKFSTFSNRRAHQRRHTGDKPHKCDFCGKGFTDSGNLKQHTRIHTGEKPYKCDVCSKEFSAPQSLKEHVRAHSGVPLAKTHKCDVCGKGFGRSSTLRKHRQIHLSEKPYKCDICGKGLSNSDQLKRHIRVHTGEKPYKCDVCGKAFSQSSCRAIHLRTHTGEKPYKCETCGVKCSSASNFKKHLRTHTGEKPHKCEICGMRFSEACNLKRHYNTHTGDKLYKCEICGKNLSDRNYLQIHIKTTHEGEKAHKCDKCGKAFSISGNLKRHLMTHTGEKPYKCDTCGMRFTEAGSLKRHHITHTGETPFPCDVCGKQFTSSGNLRRHLMTHGRKKPK, from the coding sequence ATGTCTGTTATAACACAAACAGAGTTCAGTATAGAACTGACACTGAAGACACATACAAAAAGAGAGGAAGAACATTTCAAATGTGCTGAGGGCTTTAGTGAGTCAAGTGATGTGAAGCCTCTTATATGTGAGGTCTGCGGTGGAACATTTAGTGATTCTAGTGCACTAGAGACACACGCCGAGACACACGCCGAGACACACGCAGAGACACACACAAATGTGAAATCTCACATATGTGAGGTCTGTGGTAAAACATGTAGTGTGTCAGACACATTTACCACACACCCCAAGTCACACGAGGGAAATGAGccatacaaatgtgatgtctgtagGAAGGATGACGCACGGCAAGGTCACCAGAATTGGCAACTCAAGACACCAACAAAAGAGAAACAAGACGCATGCGCTGTTGGTGGTAGGGAATTATGTGACTCAAGTAAACAACAGAAACGCCTCAGGACACAACGGCGTAGAGAAGAGTCACCATTCAAATGCGATATTTGTGGTAAAGGGTTTAGTGTGGCAGGTAACCTACAGAAGCACGcaaggacacatacaggagagaagccATACAAATGCAATGTATGTGGTAAGGTATTTAGTCAGGCAGGTAACCTACAGAGACACGcaaggacacatacaggagagaagtCATCGTACAAATGCGATGTATGTGGTAAGGAGATTGGTACGTTGTCTGACCTTAAAAGACACATCatgacacatacaggagagaagccatataaatgtgatgtttgtgggaAGGCGTTTATAACGAAAAAAGATACACATAGACATATGAGGATACATACAGGACAAAAGCCATACAAATGCAAACTTTGTGGTAAACAGTTTACCGCGTCATACAGCCTAATACAACATAACAGGgtacatacaggagagaagccATACAAATGTGACGTATGCGGTAAAGGGTTTAGTACTTCGAGTGATATGGTTGTCCATAAAAGAATACATACAGGGGATAAACCATACAGCTGTGACATCTGTGGCGGGCGGTTTAGTTCTTCAAGTTATTTTCGAAAACACCAAAGGATACACACAGACGAGAAGCcatataaatgtgatgtctgtggtatgCTGTTTAGACATTCAAGTAACCTCAATAGACACGTCAAGGTACATACAGGAGAAAAGACACATAAATGTGATATCTGTGGAAAAGGATTCGTTGGGAATGATTCTTTAACGAAACACCACatgacacatacaggagagaaaccatACCAGTGTGATATCTGTGGTAAGGAGGTCAGCAATCTGCAACAGCATCGCAAGAGCCACTCAGGAGAAAAACCGCCCAAATGTGAAATCTGCGGTTTGGGACATATGTTTGTTTCACATTTGCAGGCACACATTAGGGCAACGCATAAAGGAGAACGTCCATACGAATGCAATGTCTGTGGTAAAAAGTTTTCTACTTTTAGTAATCGACGGGCTCACCAAAGGAGACACACAGGCGATAAGCCACATAAATGTGAtttctgtggtaaggggttcaCAGATTCAGGCAATCTTAAGCAACACACTcggatacatacaggagagaagccTTATAAATGTGACGTGTGTAGTAAAGAATTTAGCGCGCCTCAATCCCTGAAGGAACATGTTAGGGCACATTCAGGGGTCCCCCTGGCGAAAACacacaaatgtgatgtctgtggtaaggggttcgGTCGGTCAAGTACGCTACGAAAACATCGCCAGATACACCTTAGCGAAAAACCATACAAGTGCGATATCTGTGGTAAGGGACTAAGTAATTCAGATCAACTTAAGAGACATATTAGGGTACACACAGGAGAAAAACCCTACaaatgtgatgtgtgtggtaAAGCGTTTTCTCAGTCAAGTTGTCGGGCGATACACCTTAGAACTCATACGGGAGAGAAGCCATATAAATGTGAAACTTGCGGTGTGAAGTGCAGTTCAGCAAGTAATTTTAAGAAACATCTTAGGACACATACCGGAGAGAAACCACACAAATGTGAAATTTGTGGTATGAGATTTAGTGAGGCTTGTAACCTAAAAAGGCATTACAATACTCATACCGGAGATAAGCTGTACAAATGCGAAATCTGCGGTAAGAATTTAAGTGATCGAAATTATCTACAGATTCATATCAAGACCACCCACGAAGGAGAAAAGGCACACAAATGTGACAAGTGTGGTAAAGCGTTCTCTATATCTGGTAATCTGAAGAGACATCTGATGACACATACTGGAGAGAAACCATACAAATGTGATACCTGTGGTATGAGGTTTACTGAAGCAGGTTCTCTCAAGAGGCATCACATAACCCATACTGGGGAGACGCCGTTCCCATGTGATGTGTGTGGGAAACAGTTCACTTCGTCAGGTAATCTACGGAGACACCTCATGACACATGGGCGTAAAAAACCCAAGTGA